One Arthrobacter sp. StoSoilB19 DNA window includes the following coding sequences:
- the murC gene encoding UDP-N-acetylmuramate--L-alanine ligase, which produces MSPHNTPRLESLGKVHFIGIGGVGMSAVARIMVARGVPVSGSDAKDLPVMADLAAAGARIAVGYSAGNLADAQTVVAGSAIRGDNPELAAARKAGLPVLHRSQALAATMGDDTVVTVAGTHGKSTTTSMVTVLLRAAGLDPSFAVGANIPALGVNAAHGTSGIFVAEADESDGSFLNYRPRIAVVTNVEPDHLDYYGTAEAVYESFDRFTALLPADGLLVACADDAGALALAERTRARGNTRVVLYGTGDAADVRLDDGGPGQVAISAGGARLPLSLQVPGRHNALNAAAAFAVALELGVDAAAAAAGLARFSGASRRFELKGGARGVRVFDDYAHHPTEVRAALTAARSVAGGHKVHVLFQPHLFSRTREFAAEFADALNLADTALVLDIYPAREDPIPGVTSQLIADHLTEGGRLVTADDAVGTLARAAADGDVVLTVGAGDVTAYGPKIVEALSA; this is translated from the coding sequence ATGAGCCCCCACAACACCCCCCGGCTGGAATCCCTGGGAAAGGTGCACTTCATCGGCATCGGGGGAGTCGGCATGTCCGCCGTGGCCCGCATCATGGTGGCGCGCGGAGTCCCGGTCAGCGGATCCGATGCGAAGGACCTGCCCGTCATGGCCGACCTCGCCGCGGCCGGGGCGCGCATCGCCGTCGGCTACTCCGCCGGAAACCTGGCCGACGCGCAGACCGTGGTTGCGGGCTCGGCCATCCGCGGGGACAACCCCGAGCTCGCCGCGGCGCGGAAGGCGGGACTGCCCGTGCTGCACCGGTCCCAGGCCCTGGCAGCCACCATGGGCGACGACACCGTGGTAACGGTCGCTGGAACACACGGCAAGTCCACCACCACCTCGATGGTGACGGTGCTGCTCCGCGCGGCGGGCCTGGATCCGTCCTTTGCCGTCGGCGCCAACATCCCTGCACTCGGCGTGAACGCTGCGCATGGTACGTCCGGGATCTTCGTTGCCGAGGCTGATGAATCCGACGGCTCCTTCCTGAACTACCGGCCCCGCATCGCCGTCGTCACCAACGTGGAACCTGACCACCTTGATTACTACGGCACCGCTGAAGCCGTCTACGAGTCGTTCGACCGCTTCACGGCCCTGTTGCCCGCTGACGGCCTCCTGGTGGCCTGCGCCGACGACGCCGGAGCCCTGGCCCTGGCGGAGCGGACCCGGGCGCGGGGCAACACACGGGTGGTCCTGTACGGCACCGGTGATGCGGCGGACGTCAGGCTGGACGACGGCGGCCCGGGGCAGGTTGCCATATCCGCCGGCGGTGCGCGGTTGCCTTTGTCATTGCAGGTGCCCGGACGGCACAACGCGCTGAACGCCGCAGCCGCCTTTGCGGTGGCCCTCGAGCTCGGGGTGGACGCGGCAGCCGCGGCCGCCGGCCTGGCCCGCTTCTCCGGCGCGTCCCGCCGCTTTGAGCTCAAAGGTGGGGCACGGGGCGTGCGGGTATTCGACGACTACGCCCACCACCCCACGGAGGTTCGCGCCGCCCTCACCGCAGCCCGCTCGGTGGCAGGCGGCCACAAGGTCCATGTCCTGTTCCAGCCGCACCTGTTTTCCCGGACCCGTGAATTCGCGGCAGAGTTCGCCGATGCCCTGAACCTGGCCGATACCGCCCTGGTCCTGGACATCTACCCGGCGAGGGAAGACCCGATCCCGGGCGTCACGAGCCAGCTCATCGCGGACCACCTCACGGAGGGCGGTCGGCTGGTCACGGCCGACGACGCCGTAGGCACCCTGGCACGGGCCGCTGCGGACGGGGACGTTGTCCTTACCGTGGGCGCCGGCGACGTCACAGCCTACGGCCCGAAAATTGTGGAGGCGCTGAGTGCCTAG
- a CDS encoding FtsQ-type POTRA domain-containing protein encodes MITASRSVPDQAPSNPAKEQQASGATVLAFPEPKGRRRRKKILLAVGTVLVLVAGLLAGAVYSPVLALQNVSVTGTRLLTPAQVQAALEPLRGKPLPQISDDDVRRLLDNLIQVKSVSVEARPPSTLAVAVHERVPVALVKQGEQYQLVDVDGVQLATTDDPASASLPVIDGGAGAIGQDLFRATAAVLGALPADVLAKLSNASAQSVDAVELKLVDGQTIVWGNASEKELKAKVLAALLKAPADPKNPVRVYDVSVPRHPVTR; translated from the coding sequence GTGATTACCGCGTCCCGCAGCGTCCCGGACCAGGCGCCCTCCAATCCGGCCAAGGAACAGCAGGCCTCCGGCGCGACAGTCCTTGCGTTCCCTGAGCCCAAAGGCCGGCGCCGCCGGAAGAAGATCCTCCTCGCCGTGGGAACGGTGCTGGTTCTGGTGGCCGGGCTGCTGGCCGGAGCCGTCTACTCGCCGGTCCTTGCCCTGCAGAACGTCTCGGTGACAGGCACGCGGCTTCTCACCCCGGCCCAGGTGCAGGCTGCGCTGGAGCCCCTGCGCGGCAAGCCGCTGCCGCAGATCAGTGACGACGACGTCCGCAGGCTCCTGGACAACCTGATCCAGGTCAAGTCCGTGTCCGTCGAGGCACGGCCGCCGTCCACCCTCGCCGTCGCAGTGCACGAGCGGGTGCCCGTGGCGCTGGTCAAGCAGGGGGAGCAGTACCAGCTGGTGGACGTCGACGGCGTCCAGCTGGCAACCACGGACGATCCGGCGTCGGCGTCGCTGCCGGTGATCGACGGCGGCGCCGGCGCGATCGGCCAGGACCTGTTCCGCGCCACCGCCGCCGTCCTGGGGGCCCTGCCGGCCGACGTACTGGCGAAGCTCTCGAACGCGTCCGCGCAGTCCGTGGACGCCGTTGAACTCAAGCTGGTGGACGGCCAGACCATCGTGTGGGGCAACGCCTCCGAGAAGGAACTCAAGGCCAAGGTCCTGGCCGCCCTCCTCAAGGCTCCGGCCGATCCCAAGAATCCGGTCAGGGTCTACGATGTCAGTGTGCCCCGGCACCCCGTGACGCGCTGA
- the ftsZ gene encoding cell division protein FtsZ codes for MAAPQNYLAVIKVVGIGGGGVNAVNRMIEVGLRGVEFIAINTDAQALLMSDADVKLDVGRELTRGLGAGANPEVGKQAAEDHADEIEEVLRGADMVFVTAGEGGGTGTGGAPVVARIARSLGALTIGVVTRPFTFEGRRRAGSAEAGIDALRDEVDTLIVIPNDRLLSISDRNVSVLDAFRSADQVLLSGVQGITDLITTPGLINLDFADVKSVMQGAGSALMGIGSARGEDRAVKAAELAIASPLLEASIDGAHGVLLSIQGGSDLGLFEINEAARLVQEVAHPEANIIFGAVIDDALGDEARVTVIAAGFDDVKATSPSMDQSQPQTAPQRPAAPAAAPASAHPQNGNHQGNGNHQQNVQPIHAGVGAAGLSNWGQQRPAAVPADSGFDVDLPSVVEPDLTGTHPDDLDVPDFLK; via the coding sequence GTGGCAGCTCCGCAGAATTACTTGGCCGTCATCAAAGTCGTCGGCATCGGCGGCGGTGGCGTGAACGCAGTCAACCGCATGATCGAGGTCGGCCTCAGGGGTGTTGAATTCATCGCCATCAACACCGACGCCCAGGCCCTGCTCATGAGCGACGCCGACGTGAAGCTCGACGTCGGACGGGAACTGACCCGGGGCCTGGGCGCCGGCGCCAATCCCGAGGTGGGCAAGCAGGCCGCCGAGGACCACGCGGACGAGATCGAGGAAGTCCTGCGCGGCGCCGACATGGTCTTCGTCACCGCCGGTGAAGGCGGCGGCACCGGTACCGGCGGCGCGCCCGTCGTCGCCCGCATTGCCCGCTCGCTCGGCGCCCTGACCATCGGCGTGGTCACCCGCCCGTTCACCTTCGAGGGCCGCCGCCGTGCCGGTTCCGCCGAGGCCGGCATCGACGCCCTGCGCGACGAGGTGGATACCCTGATCGTGATCCCCAACGACCGTTTGCTGTCCATCAGCGACCGCAACGTGTCCGTGCTCGACGCCTTCCGCTCCGCGGACCAGGTCCTGCTGTCCGGTGTCCAGGGCATCACCGACCTCATCACCACGCCCGGCCTGATCAACCTGGACTTCGCCGACGTCAAGTCCGTCATGCAGGGTGCCGGCTCGGCCCTCATGGGCATCGGTTCCGCCCGTGGCGAAGACCGCGCCGTCAAGGCGGCCGAACTGGCCATCGCCTCGCCGCTGCTGGAAGCGTCCATCGACGGCGCCCACGGCGTCCTGCTGTCCATCCAGGGCGGCTCGGACCTTGGCCTGTTCGAAATCAACGAGGCCGCGCGGCTGGTCCAGGAAGTGGCCCACCCCGAGGCCAACATCATCTTCGGCGCCGTCATCGACGATGCCCTGGGCGATGAAGCACGCGTCACGGTCATCGCTGCCGGATTCGACGACGTCAAGGCCACCTCGCCCTCCATGGACCAGTCCCAGCCGCAGACCGCCCCGCAGCGGCCCGCTGCCCCTGCCGCGGCGCCCGCCTCTGCCCACCCCCAAAACGGAAACCACCAGGGCAACGGAAACCACCAGCAGAACGTCCAGCCGATCCATGCCGGTGTTGGTGCCGCGGGACTCAGCAACTGGGGGCAGCAGCGCCCCGCTGCCGTCCCCGCTGACTCGGGCTTCGACGTCGACCTGCCCTCCGTCGTGGAGCCGGACCTGACCGGCACCCACCCGGATGACCTGGATGTCCCCGACTTCCTGAAGTAG
- the pgeF gene encoding peptidoglycan editing factor PgeF, with protein MFHWRADILPGVSAAFTDVHAGNLALHVGDDPAAVLERRARLERSIGVAPRALRFMNQVHGTSVALMEAESPGPEADAMVSRGLPLAVMVADCIPVLLAGESAAGPVIAAVHAGRPGIANGVLPAAVDSMQSLGASRIRAWLGPSICGSCYEVPAALRDEVAAVVPAARSTTSWGTPALDLPAGARSQLEGAGVGVEYAGGCTLETETLYSYRRDRNTGRFAGLVWCHD; from the coding sequence TTGTTTCACTGGCGCGCCGACATCCTCCCCGGGGTGTCGGCCGCATTCACCGACGTGCATGCGGGAAACCTTGCCCTGCATGTAGGAGACGATCCCGCTGCCGTCCTGGAGCGCAGGGCACGCCTGGAGCGGTCCATCGGAGTCGCGCCCCGGGCGCTCCGCTTCATGAACCAGGTCCACGGGACCAGCGTGGCGCTGATGGAAGCGGAGTCTCCCGGCCCTGAAGCCGACGCCATGGTGTCCCGCGGACTTCCGCTGGCCGTCATGGTTGCGGACTGCATTCCGGTGCTGCTTGCCGGGGAGTCCGCGGCCGGGCCCGTGATTGCCGCGGTGCACGCCGGCCGCCCGGGCATCGCAAACGGTGTCCTTCCTGCCGCCGTGGACAGCATGCAGTCCCTTGGCGCGTCACGGATCCGGGCCTGGCTGGGACCCTCAATCTGCGGGTCCTGCTACGAGGTTCCTGCAGCACTGCGGGATGAGGTGGCTGCCGTGGTCCCCGCCGCCCGGAGCACCACGTCCTGGGGGACACCTGCCCTGGACCTTCCTGCCGGTGCGCGCAGCCAGCTCGAGGGTGCGGGCGTGGGCGTGGAATACGCAGGGGGCTGCACCCTTGAGACGGAAACGCTCTATTCGTACCGCCGCGACCGCAATACCGGCCGTTTTGCCGGGTTGGTCTGGTGCCATGACTGA
- a CDS encoding YggS family pyridoxal phosphate-dependent enzyme encodes MTEVAGTGHGSADDSRSAELAERLAAVRKRIAAAAAGAGRGDRLPSLIVVTKFHPADDIRRLAALGVTDVGENRDQEAAAKALELADLDLTWHFVGQLQTKKAKSVARYASAVHSVDRPQLVEALAKAVRHEMDATGRAPLDCFIQVSLEHDGGTHRGGADPTDVPLLAERIAGSEGLNLAGVMAVAPLGAPPEPAFEQLAGISARLAADYPSATAISAGMSQDLEAAIKFGATHLRIGSDVLGSRPAVG; translated from the coding sequence ATGACTGAGGTTGCAGGTACCGGGCACGGCAGTGCGGATGACTCGCGCAGTGCCGAACTTGCGGAACGGCTTGCCGCCGTACGGAAGCGCATCGCAGCCGCGGCTGCGGGCGCCGGCCGCGGGGACAGGCTGCCCTCCCTGATCGTGGTCACGAAGTTCCACCCCGCGGACGATATCCGGCGCCTGGCCGCCCTTGGAGTTACGGATGTGGGCGAGAACCGGGACCAGGAGGCTGCCGCCAAAGCCCTCGAGCTGGCAGACCTGGACCTGACGTGGCATTTCGTTGGCCAACTGCAGACCAAGAAGGCCAAGTCCGTGGCCCGCTATGCCTCCGCCGTCCATTCCGTAGACCGGCCCCAGCTCGTGGAGGCGCTGGCCAAGGCGGTTCGCCACGAAATGGACGCCACCGGGCGGGCACCCCTGGACTGCTTCATCCAGGTCAGCCTTGAGCACGACGGCGGCACGCACCGCGGCGGTGCGGACCCCACCGACGTGCCACTCCTGGCAGAACGGATCGCCGGGTCGGAAGGCCTGAACCTGGCCGGCGTGATGGCAGTTGCCCCGCTGGGCGCGCCACCTGAGCCGGCGTTCGAACAGCTCGCGGGAATTTCCGCCCGGCTGGCTGCGGACTACCCCTCCGCCACTGCCATATCGGCAGGCATGAGCCAGGACCTGGAGGCGGCCATCAAGTTCGGGGCGACACACCTGCGAATCGGTTCGGATGTTCTCGGTTCCCGTCCCGCCGTGGGGTAG
- the sepF gene encoding cell division protein SepF: protein MAGALRKTMIYLGLADGDEHYEPEQTTTRKDEDEPMEVDREERRAPAPVREVSREASYAPEEEYRAPVTPIKRAASSREENTGLRQITTIHPRSYNDAKLIGESFRDGIPVIMNVTDMGEADAKRLVDFSAGLVFGLRGSIERVTNKVFLLSPSYVEVIGDDKKASDTQASFFNQS, encoded by the coding sequence ATGGCCGGCGCTCTGCGCAAGACAATGATCTATCTTGGGCTCGCCGACGGCGATGAGCATTACGAGCCCGAGCAAACGACCACACGTAAGGATGAGGACGAACCGATGGAAGTTGACCGCGAGGAACGCCGCGCTCCGGCGCCGGTCCGCGAAGTCAGCCGCGAGGCGTCCTACGCCCCTGAAGAGGAATACCGCGCCCCTGTGACCCCCATTAAGCGTGCGGCTTCCAGCCGCGAAGAGAACACTGGACTTCGCCAGATCACTACCATCCACCCGCGCTCCTACAACGATGCCAAGCTCATCGGTGAGAGTTTCCGGGACGGGATTCCGGTGATCATGAACGTCACGGACATGGGTGAGGCCGATGCCAAGCGCCTGGTGGACTTCTCGGCCGGACTTGTCTTTGGCCTGAGGGGAAGCATTGAGCGGGTGACCAACAAGGTGTTCCTGCTCTCACCGTCCTACGTTGAAGTGATCGGTGACGACAAGAAGGCCAGCGATACGCAGGCCAGTTTTTTCAACCAAAGCTGA
- a CDS encoding YggT family protein: MGIVFGLLYLALLLFFVALIIRLVFDWVQMFARDWRPRGAALVVAHAVYSITDPPLKGLRRMIPPLRLGGVSLDLGFLILFIGVSIAMSVTRGLA; encoded by the coding sequence ATGGGAATTGTTTTCGGACTTCTCTATCTCGCCCTGCTGCTGTTCTTTGTCGCCCTCATCATCCGCCTGGTGTTCGACTGGGTGCAGATGTTTGCCAGGGACTGGCGGCCCCGGGGCGCGGCTCTGGTGGTGGCGCACGCCGTGTATTCCATTACCGACCCGCCGCTGAAGGGCCTGCGGCGCATGATCCCGCCGCTCCGGCTCGGCGGCGTCTCCCTGGACCTGGGCTTCCTGATCCTGTTCATTGGCGTCAGCATTGCGATGAGCGTCACCAGGGGACTGGCCTGA
- a CDS encoding DivIVA domain-containing protein — MALTPEDVVNKRFQPTKFREGYDQDEVDDFLDEIVVELRRLNQENDELRKKLAEAGSSVPASSAAAPVVEKVPAPVKADKDEAREKAEAEAKAAEAKKKDIQPAAPAAAAPAASAGVATPSAESAAGLLAMAQQMHDRHVADGQAQKDKIIAEAQIEASSLVNDAQEKSRKILGALEQQRSVLERKVEQLRGFERDYRSRLKAYIEGQLRDLDARGSVATPEVSEAN; from the coding sequence ATGGCTTTGACGCCAGAAGACGTTGTCAACAAGCGCTTTCAGCCCACCAAGTTCCGCGAGGGCTATGACCAGGACGAGGTTGACGACTTCCTGGACGAAATCGTCGTTGAACTCCGCCGCCTGAACCAGGAAAACGACGAGCTCCGCAAGAAGCTCGCCGAAGCAGGTTCGAGTGTTCCGGCCAGCTCAGCTGCCGCCCCCGTGGTGGAGAAGGTCCCCGCGCCGGTCAAGGCCGACAAGGACGAGGCCCGTGAAAAGGCTGAGGCCGAGGCGAAGGCTGCCGAAGCCAAGAAGAAGGACATCCAGCCGGCTGCCCCGGCTGCCGCCGCACCGGCCGCCTCTGCAGGCGTGGCCACTCCTTCCGCTGAATCCGCTGCCGGCCTGCTGGCCATGGCGCAGCAGATGCACGACCGCCACGTCGCCGACGGCCAGGCCCAGAAGGACAAGATCATCGCCGAAGCGCAGATCGAAGCCAGCAGCCTCGTCAACGACGCCCAGGAGAAGTCCCGCAAGATCCTCGGCGCGCTGGAGCAGCAGCGCTCCGTCCTGGAACGCAAGGTGGAGCAGCTCCGTGGCTTCGAACGCGACTACCGTTCACGCCTGAAGGCCTACATCGAGGGCCAGCTCCGCGACCTGGATGCCCGCGGCTCCGTAGCGACCCCGGAAGTCAGCGAAGCCAACTAA
- the lspA gene encoding signal peptidase II, which translates to MTDELAADAARPVPPSSRPRRAVLLSLFVGFAVFAYVLDQLTKLWVTSTMVEGERIPVLPPLLHWYFIRNSGAAFSIGENVTWVFSIIMAAVAVAILFQVRRLGSAWWSLALGLLLGGALGNLTDRLFREPSFGMGHVVDFIQLPNFAIFNIADSAVVSAVTIICILTIRGIALDGMRLGNAHKEKTAHD; encoded by the coding sequence ATGACTGACGAACTCGCTGCGGATGCGGCACGCCCCGTCCCACCCTCTTCGCGCCCGCGCCGGGCAGTGCTGCTGTCCCTGTTCGTCGGGTTCGCGGTTTTCGCCTACGTCCTGGACCAGCTGACCAAACTCTGGGTGACTTCCACCATGGTGGAAGGGGAGCGGATTCCTGTCCTGCCGCCCCTCCTGCACTGGTACTTCATCCGGAATTCAGGCGCGGCGTTTTCCATCGGTGAGAATGTCACGTGGGTGTTCTCCATCATCATGGCCGCAGTGGCTGTCGCCATCCTTTTCCAGGTGCGCAGACTGGGTTCCGCCTGGTGGTCCCTTGCTTTGGGCCTGCTGCTTGGCGGGGCCTTGGGCAACCTCACCGACCGGCTCTTCCGGGAACCGTCCTTCGGCATGGGGCATGTAGTGGACTTCATCCAACTGCCCAATTTCGCCATTTTCAACATCGCCGACTCGGCCGTCGTCTCGGCCGTCACCATCATCTGCATCCTGACCATCCGGGGAATCGCGCTGGACGGAATGCGGCTGGGAAACGCGCACAAGGAAAAGACCGCCCATGACTGA
- a CDS encoding RluA family pseudouridine synthase, translated as MTERIVVADEYGGTRADAGLAGLLGVSRSVAASLLADGHVLNRGKALGKSAKLMAGDILDVTVPDRRDPLEVVEEFVEGLNILLDDDDFVVVDKPVGVAAHPSPGWVGPTVVGGLAAAGYRISTSGAPERAGIVHRLDVGTSGVMVVAKSERAYTALKRAFKERTVDKVYHAVVQGLPDPLTGTIDAPIGRHPGHDWRFAVIEDGRPSITHYEVLEAFGKASLVEVHLETGRTHQIRVHFSALRHPCAGDLTYGADPRLAATLGLTRQWLHARALSFDHPVTGERVTVTSDYPQDLAYALEVLESGQA; from the coding sequence ATGACTGAGCGCATTGTGGTGGCTGACGAATACGGCGGGACGCGGGCGGACGCCGGGCTGGCAGGCCTTTTGGGGGTATCCCGCTCGGTGGCCGCGTCACTGCTGGCGGACGGCCACGTCCTGAACCGGGGCAAGGCACTGGGAAAGTCGGCGAAACTCATGGCCGGGGACATCCTGGATGTCACCGTCCCGGACCGGCGTGATCCGCTGGAAGTCGTGGAGGAATTTGTGGAAGGCCTGAACATCCTGCTCGACGACGACGATTTCGTCGTTGTCGACAAACCCGTGGGCGTGGCGGCCCACCCCTCACCCGGGTGGGTGGGGCCCACAGTGGTAGGCGGACTGGCCGCCGCCGGGTACCGCATCTCCACCTCGGGTGCCCCGGAGCGGGCAGGCATCGTCCACCGCCTCGACGTCGGGACTTCCGGGGTGATGGTCGTCGCAAAGTCCGAGCGGGCCTACACAGCCCTCAAACGGGCCTTCAAGGAGCGCACGGTGGACAAGGTCTACCACGCGGTGGTGCAGGGCCTTCCCGATCCCCTGACCGGCACCATCGACGCCCCCATCGGCCGCCACCCCGGGCATGACTGGCGTTTTGCCGTCATCGAGGACGGCCGCCCCTCGATAACCCATTACGAGGTCCTGGAGGCATTCGGCAAGGCCAGCCTCGTGGAGGTCCACCTTGAAACCGGCCGGACCCACCAGATCCGGGTCCACTTCTCCGCACTCCGCCACCCCTGCGCCGGCGACCTCACGTACGGCGCCGACCCCCGCCTTGCCGCCACCCTTGGGCTTACCCGCCAGTGGCTGCACGCCCGCGCACTGTCATTCGACCACCCCGTGACGGGGGAGCGCGTCACGGTCACCAGCGACTACCCCCAGGACCTGGCTTACGCACTGGAAGTACTCGAATCGGGACAGGCCTGA